The DNA region gttaatttattgCTCATGGTCTCATCTTTTGGTTTTGCTGATCAGTGATTAGGTAGGTCATTCAAACTTCTTTTGTTGATCATTTTATTCACCGTATACTACTCCCTAGAGATACTACTAAAACTACCTTGattttaattacatatatatctaaaattaggAAAAGTTAATTATGCAACGTAGCATGGTAATTAACGCAACAATATGCTTTATGCTAAGCTACTCGTTTGTCAATCCAtagtatcaaatttttattttgtcgaTTTTTTTAGTCAGAAGACCCCTAAACTAGAGTATGTGGTTTAGCCATTTTAAACGTATACAAGTATGATATTGTTACAAACTTACAAAATGATGAACTCTAGGCTGCAACTGGTAAATTAAAATggaattaatgaaataaaacgAATTGGAACGATATGAATGGAATACTGCAGAAAATAGAATGAAATTCATTCTATTTATTCATGAAGAAATTTGTTTTGGAATGATTTCCTTTGTATTTTATCTAACTATTTTTAGAATTGGTGGAATGACTATTCCATTCCATTCATAACAAATGGTAAAACAATCTGTGGAATTAATGGAATCAACCATTCCACATCATTTCATTCCAAAATATTGCAATCCAGCTCCAACCCCAGAAAAAAATCTTAGTAAATTGGTTTTAGTTCGTagctatattttaattatagggATAAACATGTATGTTACAAAAAGGGataaacatgtatattttttttctactgGTGGATAATTGATTAATTATGTTGTAATTTCACAGATTATTTACTTGTCTTTGGTTAATCTCTGATCTTATGACTTGTCAAGTTACTAATTTGGAAAATTGAGATGGTCTCGTCTATATATACAGAGTTAATGCTCGTCCGGTTTGTTATGTTATTGTCAGCATGTTGACTTTCTCATTTGATCAGATTTAGACATTGTCACGTGCATCGGAACGTCTCTCAATTGCCAAACATTATTGTAACCAGACCAGATCATATTATTTGTATATTCTTATTATCTCCCCTCTCGTTGCCACTTGCCTTCGTCATCATTCAAAAGGCAACAAACTGTTAAGGTACGAATGGTGATACTGGACTAGGCGATGCACATAACGGTTATATTAGACAGAAAACTATACGAGACATAGTTAATCGGaatagaatgaaaaaaaaacggAATAGAATGAATGTAATAGACTAATAGAGGTTATAATACAAGTGTTAAGAAAGTGCAATGacgaaaacaaacaaaacatttgCATATACGTTAATCAACAAACTCAACTCATTCTCTATACTCCGGGTGTGCTGGTATATTTTATGGAATAAGACATCATTGAAACATGCATTGCATAAACGTCTACGcgattatttttttctaaaacttgtGAGCTCTTTCATAGATCACAACTGAACTATGTCATTTCGGATAGTTGAACATGCAATCCAATTGCAgttcataaaaagaaaaaaaaaatagaacatgTCCTTTAATCACATATACATAATctcacattttatatattacatgcTTTTCCGAAATGACAATGAAATGAAAAAACATGCGGTTCAACCACCCTACACCACCATTTTGTTGGTTAGTGCTCATAGACTTCTATTTTACAAAAACAGATAATCGATTTTTATACTAATATAGGCTTTTTATAAAGCCCCAATACTATTTTCTACAAGCATATTTAATTTGGTAAAAGGATAGCGTAGTTTGATATGAAACACAACTATCATGAGCAAAACGAGCATAAAAATagagtcaaaaataaataatattggtTGGTAagaaaataacttaaattaaataatcTGAAGACGTTTGTATTTTGGCAATTGAGCTAAATAGGTTTAGCGTGTGCGCAACTGCATACTGATACGAGTTGAAAAATCAGTATAAGACAACGAAAGGAATGTTGTTATTAagagaaatacaaaaaaaaaagaaatacaaagcACGaccaaaaattatttgtaatatttaattaatcatataaaTGTGACTTGTGTTTTGAGTTTGGTAGCTACTAGCTACATAACAAACATCACAATAATAAAATGCTGCATGCGAATCAAAATGACGTACAGTGAAACGAggataaaaagttaaaacaagatACGAACTAAAGCTATGCTGATACAGTGTGCCCATTAATAGCCCAATAGTAAATTAGCTATTAGCAGAGAAAGCCCACAAAGCTTAAACCCCTCCTCCATCGCCTGAAACCCTAACTGTCACTCCAACTCTAACAACAACACAGAAGATGGCGATATGGTGGCGTGGACTGAGATCCGCGGCGGATGCAGCCAATCTACCGGCGTCTTCAATCGGTCGATCGATTCGGCGTTTACATCAGTACGAGACGATTCAGGCGATACCACGCGAGGCTACGGGGCGAAGAGTATCGGCTCGAGATCGGACGATTGGCCGGATCCCCGCCGTGGTTTTCACTCAATCGCTTCTTGAGACTGACGCTTCGAAGCGGGACGGCGTTTCGAGGAAGCAGCTATTGACTGCTGATAGGAAGCAGATCAAGTCTATCGTTGACTCAGTGGGTCTCCCGTTCTTCTGTTCGACCACGTTCAAGCTTCAGGTCAGAGCGGGCCAAGGTTCTTCGTCGCTGGTTGAGTCGGGTCGTGTACTTCCCTCAAGGTATTGCGGAATTTGAATGGTGATCATTTCATGAATTTAGAAGAAAAATGCAAAAACGTGGCTGTGACTTTGGTGATAAATTTCGATTTAAgggtttgtttttttgtatgGTAGATTTTCATAGAGATGAAGAAAGTGGGAAGATACTTAATTTAGTCTTCGTGTGGGCTAATGATGGAGAGCAGCTGAAGGTTGATGTTCCTCTCGTTTTCAAAGGATTAGATGATTGTCCAGGTCTCAAGAAAGGTAACTAAAATCTTGTTGGTAGGAGAGTATTGTGTATAAGTCTTGGTGCTTATTCTTTTGATTGTGATATCATTGTGAACATTTGCTTCAACTGTGATTTGTATCCTCTTGTTAATAAGAGAGTACTGTGCAGTAGTCTTGGTGCTTCTTCTTTTGATTGTGATTGCATTGTGAAGATTTGCTTCAACTGTGATTTGTATGGTGTTGCTCATTGGACTGATGACAACTTTGCAGACTAGTGTTGTTGTCTTTCTTTTGCTCTTATTCTTTCTCTTGTACCGTTTGCTAAACCGTGTAAAGAGTGGTATTTTACTGTTGTCCGATAGTGATGTGTGTTCCAATGTTCAAAACGGAATTAAGAAATGAGATATTCAGTATGTTTTTAGTGTTCTTATTTATTCAAGTTAGACCGCATTGGTAATAGTAGAGACTACTCTCAGGAGGGTTCTTGAATGTTTACCGTTTACATCTCTGATATATATGAGCTCATTGTTAGTGTTTGACTTGGTCGATATTTCAATAGTTGTGTCTGTTGATTTGATCAGGTGGCAATCTACGGTCAATGCGAAGCACTCTGAAGCTTCTAGGCCCAGCGGAGCACATTCCATCGAAAATCGAAGTAGACGTGAGCAAACTCGACATAGAGGACAAAGTCTTGATGCAAGAAGTTGAATTCCATCCATCGTTGAAGCTGTTGAGCAAGAACGAGACCTTGCCTGTGTGTAAGATTGTTGCTACAAGTCCGGTCAAAGAACCAGAAGCTGTTCAAGCATAGAATAATAAGTCCCTTGAGAAGGAGGTCATGATGTCTATCTGTTGAACTTGACAAGGAAAGAAGCACCCTTCAAGTCCTCTCTAGTtgcttttcttttgttgttcttGAACGAAGCAAATTCAATTCGAATTGCTGATCAGatatctgttttgttttttgcgTCTTTTGTGGAATGGTACTTTAACTAGTAGTGCAAGAGTCCGAACAATGTGAATTTGGTCGTTAGCCATGAAAATAAGAGCCCAACAACGACTTGGTCCATTCCATACCAGTGAGAACTGGGGGCTAAGAAAGACACGTGACCAGAAGATTCAGCCACGTAGTCTTTGGTTTATATTGACCGTTGACTTGTTTATTATACGAAGTCGAGATGTAAATCtggtaaaatataaataaaataaaatatcaaatactcCCATGCAACATGTCGtaaaaaagagtaaaattaaaaacaatatttataaaactataccGCAATTTGGTTTAACACTGATCAAATAGAAGGCCGTTGTAAACCGTGctagaaaaaaacacaaaccgTCCTCCTCTTCTCtcgaataacaattttccaaaataattgCTCCTCGTAATTATTTcactcttcatcttcttcgttatagttttttattttctggtgttgtttttcattttggttgtgtgtctgtttgtttgttttctgtTAAATCCGTTGGGGGTTTGTTTCCCATTGATGCTCATCGCCACATCTCCGTCTCTCTGGTTGATTCTAATCGTGAGAGCAACGATTCATCtactttttgaatatttgttaTGAGCAACATACAATGATCTCCCGCTATGCGTTGGCTTCCGCAAATCTCCTTCTCGTCTCCCTCCTCTTCCCCAAACCCGTGCCTTCTTCTTACTCTGAATCCTCGGATCCGGATCGCAATCTGGATCGGGATCGTTTCCACCGTCGCCTGTTTCGTTTCAACCGCGGGAGGCTCACGCGTCAGAGGAAGCTCCGCCACTTGACCGACGACGATGTTTTGGCACAACGCCGCCCTTCTGCTTCAACGTCCGTCGTCGACGTCGGGTTAAATCGGTCTCCAAGCGCTTACACGGCGGGTCCTCGCTCCCCTTCCGCCGTTCCCTTACCGTTACCTCTGCCGTTGCCAGAGGGAGACTCGAGGAATCGGAATGCGGCGAACGGTAGAGGTTTGGAGGAGAGAGATCGAGATACCGGTAGAGTTATCGCTGATCGCACCTCCCTCTGGTCCTCCTCTCACCAGGTATATAGcttttgattgatttttttttcaattaggGCTTGTAAATTTGAATTTAATCTGTCAATATCACTTTTGTTAAAATGAATTTCGTTTCATGTGAATCAGCGTTAATGGCGTTACACATTCTCCATATCAAGACGCTAGCTGTAACAATAGTCCGAATACTAGAAGAAACGGTTATTGGGTGAGCATACCAACCATGAGTGCTCCAACGAGTCCCTACATGAGTCCTGTCCCTAGCCCTCAAAGGAAGAGTACTGGCCACGATTTGCCCTTTTTCAATCTGCCTCCTAGGAGCAATCAAGCATGGTCAGCTCCTGATATGCCCTTTGACACCTCCGGACTTCCTCCCCCTGCATTTTACGACTTCACTGCTTTTAGCACAGACAACTCTCCCATCAATAGCCCACGACCTCGAAGTCCACGCAGACAACAGATCAGAAGTCCACAGCAGAGCAGGCCAACCTCACCGTTGCACTCGATGCTGTCCCCTGAGCATTCGGCTGCACCACGGGATAGTGGTGTTTCCTCGCCGTTGCATCCGAGGATGTCTACTGATGTTGCTAACGGACGCAGCTCCAATGTTCATCCTCTGCCTCTCCCTCCTGGAGCTGCCTCCTGTCCCTCTTCGTCAGCTGCTTCTCCTGTTTTGTACCCGCAGGCTCCTCCCAAACAGGATTCGTTCCCATGAATTCTCAGTGGAAGAAAGGGAAGCTAATAGGTCGTGGTACATTTGGAAGTGTTTACGTCGCCAGTAACAGGTAATCTGTTTGTATTCTCACTCTTTCCTATAGGTGTTGGTTGGGTGCCAACAATGCTCCTTTTTTCAATTGCAGTGAAACTGGAGCATTATGTGCGATGAAGGAAGTTGAGTTGTTTCCTGATGACCCGAAATCTGCAGAGTGTATAAAGCAATTAGAGCAGGTAAACTCTCCAGGAGAGACTATAGGATGATCGTCTGTGTTTGGTTTGTTCTCAAACCGCCATCTCATATAcgtaacttttctttttttctgtttcaggAGATCAAACTTCTCAGTAACCTTCAACATCCAAACATTGTGCAGTATTATGGTAGTGAGACAGTGAGTATATCCTCTGTTTCCATGCATATAATCAATCTACCTATCTAATTCAGTGTGGCTGAAGATTCATTGGCAGgactaaattttcttttatttttttaatctacaGGTAGACGATCGCTTCTTTATTTACCTGGAATATGTTCATCCGGGTTCAATTAACAAATATATCCGAGATCATGGCGGCGGTACCATGACAGAATCTGTTGTTCGCAATTTTACTCGCCACATCTTGTCCGGGCTGGCTTATTTGCACAGCAAGAAGACAGTACATAGGTAAAATCTCAGTATTAGAGTAATCAATCTTGGTGAATATATGTTGAAGCTTTTACTCAATACTGATTTCCTTTAATGTTCACCAGGGATATCAAAGGTGCTAACCTCCTTGTCGATGCCTCTGGTGTTGTCAAGCTTGCTGACTTCGGCATGGCTAAACACGTGAGTTCTATATTCTGTCTACTGTTTTGCTGTTGCTAAACAAGTGGTCAAGGCTCTTCATTTGGTTTCAGTTTGATAATAATGAAGTTTCTATTTTCTTCTTCAGCTTACCGGGCAAAGAGCTGATCTTTCATTGAAGGGAAGCCCGTATTGGATGGCACCAgaggtatttttttttctgtaatgaTTCTTAGAAAATTCACTACACTGTATAGACCTTTTATATATACCTctactaatatattattttgcttACACAGCTTATGCAAGCAGTGATGCAAAAAGATAGCAACCCGGATCTTGCATTTGCTATTGATATATGGAGTTTAGGATGTACAATCATCGAGATGTTCACTGGAAAGCCTCCATGGAGTGAGTTTGAAGGGGTAAGCATACAAATGTGCCTTATAAACTCACACTAAAGATTGATTTCTCCGGTTATCTAAAACTGTTTGTGTCAACTTTGCCTTATCATAGGCTGCAGCTATGTTCAAGGTCATGAGAGATAGCCCACCGGTACCTGAATCAATGTCACCGGAGGGCAAAGAATTTCTCAGATTATGTTTCCAGAGAAACCCGGCAGAGCGACCAACTGCATCTATGTTGCTAGAACACCGGTTCCTAAAGAACTCTGTGCAATCAACCTCACCACGTAACAGCGATGTCTCAAATTGCTCTCATTTACTTAACGGGATGAACATAAAGGTAAGCAAAACCTCAATCCGAGCTTTGCATCTCTGTGATGGACCTATGTATTAAATTATGTAATCTTTTTCTACTTGCATTTACAGGAACAAAACACTAGGAGGGAGAAACCAAATTTCAAACTAGATCAAATTCCACGCGCTAGAAACGTGACATCCTCAGAGAGGTAATCATTCTCACCACATTCTCATTTgtgttagttttttttctcgTGTCAAAAACCGAAGCATATGTGAAACCTGtgtttctgtgttttttttctgtgttGTTTGTTTTTGCGTGTGTTGGCTTTCTCCAGCTTCTTCACACGTACTTCTTTTTCTCCAGTGAAAGTTGGCAGCAGCAACAGTACCGGTCTCCTGATCTAACAGGGACAGTTCCCCGTCTGTCCCCTCGATCCACTCTCGAGGCTATTCCAAGCCCGTCACCATCCCAACGACCTAAGCCAAGCACTGACCGGAGAAGAATATGCATCTCTTCAGATCAAGTTTGATTTGCACCGAGGCAACAATATCATATGAAGacttttttttccctttttccTATATCATATGAAGATAGTACAATGCATTCTCATGCACATATGTGTGTATCTATGTACGTAGGTACATTAGAGTTTGGGGGTAGAGGGTAGAAGGGTTTGTGTATGTAACATTTAATTCCACTGTGGAATTGAGAGAAGAGGCTTTGATTCTTTCTTTtccatctttttcttttctgggGGTTTCAGAGAAGAGTTGTGTATAAACGTCGTCTTGTGTACATTTGGTTT from Raphanus sativus cultivar WK10039 unplaced genomic scaffold, ASM80110v3 Scaffold2107, whole genome shotgun sequence includes:
- the LOC130505220 gene encoding uncharacterized protein LOC130505220, which codes for MAIWWRGLRSAADAANLPASSIGRSIRRLHQYETIQAIPREATGRRVSARDRTIGRIPAVVFTQSLLETDASKRDGVSRKQLLTADRKQIKSIVDSVGLPFFCSTTFKLQVRAGQGSSSLVESGRVLPLDFHRDEESGKILNLVFVWANDGEQLKVDVPLVFKGLDDCPGLKKGGNLRSMRSTLKLLGPAEHIPSKIEVDVSKLDIEDKVLMQEVEFHPSLKLLSKNETLPVCKIVATSPVKEPEAVQA